The Cupriavidus necator N-1 DNA window AGCGCTCCATCACGCGCTCGCGCTCGGCCGGCGCAATGCCCGGGCCGGTGTCTTCCACATCCAGGTAGGCGAACGGCTCGAAGGCATCGGCGCTGACGCGCACCGTGGCATGCCCGCCGCGCGGCGTGTAGCGGATGGCGTTGTCGAGCAGGTTGTTCAGCATCTCGGTCAGCATCAGGCGGTTGCCCTGCACCATCACCGGATGGTCGTCCGCATCCAGTCCCAGGTCGATGTCGCGCGCCCAGGCCTGCGGCAGCCAGTCCTTGACCACCTCGCGCGCGAGCGCCGCCAGGTCCAGCGCCGCCATGCCGCCGGTGCCCGCCAGGTTTTCCATGCGCGCAAGCGACAGCAGCTGCGTGACCAGGTGCGCGGTGCGCTCAGAGCTGCCGGCGATCTGCGCCAGCGAGCGCCGCAGCTCTTCCGGCGACTGCTCGCGCTGCGCCAGCTCGGCCTGCATGCGCAGGCCCGCCAGTGGTGTCTTCATCTGGTGCGCGGCATCGGCGATAAAGCGCTTCTGGGTCTGCACCGACTGGTCCAGGCGCGCCAGCAGGTCGTTGAACGAACCCACCAGCGGCGTGATTTCCTGCGGTGCGGCGCGTTCGTCGATCGGGCTGGTATCGCCGGGGTTGCGCGCGCGGATGCGCTGCTGGATCGCGGTCAGCGGCGCCAGCCCGCGCGACAGCCCGAACCACACCAGCACCACCGCCAGCGGCAGGATCACGAACTGCGGCAGGATCACGCCCTTGATGATTTCGTTGGCCAGGCGCGCGCGCTTGTCCAGGGTCTCGGCCACCTGCACCAGCACCGGCTGG harbors:
- a CDS encoding sensor histidine kinase, with translation MSLLRLPWRRAPRAAPPPPSTAPAPDAADQDLADALPHLEESTAHPSPRSLFGEILDWMLAPLLLLWPMSIAVTYLVAKSIANGPFDRALEASAIVLSQQVREVNGRITLQLPLSAREILRADETDNIYYQVVGKRGEYIAGDHDLPLPSEEDQGHAGLVSLRDDHVAGNDVRVAYTYIDLKQVSGTQPVLVQVAETLDKRARLANEIIKGVILPQFVILPLAVVLVWFGLSRGLAPLTAIQQRIRARNPGDTSPIDERAAPQEITPLVGSFNDLLARLDQSVQTQKRFIADAAHQMKTPLAGLRMQAELAQREQSPEELRRSLAQIAGSSERTAHLVTQLLSLARMENLAGTGGMAALDLAALAREVVKDWLPQAWARDIDLGLDADDHPVMVQGNRLMLTEMLNNLLDNAIRYTPRGGHATVRVSADAFEPFAYLDVEDTGPGIAPAERERVMERFYRVLGTNTEGSGLGLAIVREIVQQHGGDVQISDHVYQQSPRLAGAHFRVTLRRPDYLPPA